The following are encoded together in the Gouania willdenowi chromosome 14, fGouWil2.1, whole genome shotgun sequence genome:
- the LOC114476113 gene encoding SH3 domain-containing kinase-binding protein 1 → MMGNYSSALIPDTEDFVSITSVAEKLNDGDSLQSELQTLVTHFMEEERNKKTTEEMNSSVVPGNTEETRAAQAKSESFSSLLPKALSAALRSATPPGPSTECQGKQHISPNMEQLQTELRDLREQFVQMKSQHNKEIKLLMNELDEEKRIRLTLQMEIQRMKKHMSK, encoded by the exons ATGATGGGCAACTATAGCTCAGCCCTTATTCCTG ACACTGAAGACTTTGTGTCAATCACGTCAGTGGCTGAGAAGCTGAATGACGGCGACAGTTTACAATCAGAGCTTCAAACTCTG GTAACGCACTTTATGGAAGAggaaaggaacaaaaaaacaacagaggaGATGAATTCTTCAGTGGTTCCAGGGAATACTGAAGAAACCAGG GCAGCTCAAGCCAAAAGCGAGTCTTTCTCCTCCCTGCTGCCGAAGGCTCTTTCTGCTGCTTTACGGTCAGCGACGCCCCCCGGCCCCAGCACTGAGTGTCAAGGGAAACAACACATTTCACCAAACATGGAGCAACTGCAGACGGAGCTGAGAGACCTGAGGGAGCAGTTTGTACAAATGAAGAGTCAACACAA CAAAGAAATCAAACTTCTGATGAATGAGCTCGACGAGGAGAAAAGGATACGTTTAACTTTACAA atGGAAATTCAACGTATGAAGAAGCACATGTCTAAATGA
- the lipia gene encoding lipase member H produces MFLWQYLATLLLITVQIYKAEICQKFTDLNLGHSFIGTNVKVKLLLYTPENFTCGTLMSHANLTTQTRFNLSRPTIFIIHGYRPTGSPPAWVHLLTEVLLSRVDSNVIVVDWNYGAANLNYFKAVENTRKAAENLTGFIQMLKDSGVSLSSIHMIGISLGAHIAGFVGAKFNAAIGRITALDPAGPEFTGKPPEKRLDPSDAQFVDVLHTDIDALGFREPLGHIDFYANGGTDQPGCPKTIFSGISYLKCDHQRSVLLFSDSVNQKCPFRAFPCTSYKDFLDGSCLNCEQFGAAGCPLFGYDITEWKDVLLKLGQTKMYFTTNSQLPFCMTNYRVDVQIWNRDARWGYLTVKLHGNESEAVATIDHHASEFRSHRENMLFAQFDQHIENVKKVSVKFSTGNVFQPKRKLRVLQMRLTPLDHRERSQCRYDVVLEEDKEVTFRPIPCEEPKP; encoded by the exons ATGTTCCTGTGGCAATATCTGGCAACCCTGCTGCTGATAACTGTGCAAATATACAAAG CTGAGATATGTCAGAAGTTCACCGACCTAAACCTCGGTCACTCCTTCATTGGGACCAACGTGAAGGTGAAGTTGTTGCTGTACACCCCGGAAAACTTCACCTGCGGGACCCTCATGTCCCACGCCAACCTCACCACCCAGACCAGGTTCAACTTGTCCAGGCcgaccatcttcatcatccaTGGGTATCGCCCGACTGGATCTCCACCCGCGTGGGTCCACCTGCTGACTGAGGTGCTGCTGTCCAGAGTGGACAGTAATGTGATAGTGGTGGACTGGAACTACGGCGCTGCCAATTTAAACTACTTTAAAGCAGTGGAAAACACCcgaaaagcagcagaaaacctGACTGGGTTCATCCAGATGTTGAAG GACAGCGGTGTCTCTCTCAGCTCCATCCATATGATTGGGATCAGCCTGGGTGCTCATATAGCAGGCTTTGTTGGAGCTAAATTTAACGCAGCCATTGGAAGAATCACAG CTCTGGATCCTGCTGGACCAGAGTTCACAGGTAAACCCCCAGAGAAGCGACTGGATCCCAGCGACGCCCAGTTTGTAGACGTGCTCCACACAGACATAGAtg CTCTGGGATTCAGAGAACCTTTAGGCCACATTGATTTTTACGCTAACGGGGGAACAGACCAACCTGGCTGCCCAAAAACCATATTTTCAG GTATTTcctatttaaaatgtgaccacCAGAGATCCGTGTTACTTTTCAGTGACTCAGTGAACCAAAAGTGTCCTTTCAGAGCCTTTCCCTGCACTTCCTACAAAGACTTCCTGGATGGGAGTTGCTTAAACTGTGAACAGTTTGGAGCTGCAGGATGTCCTCTCTTTG GTTATGACATCACGGAATGGAAAGATGTTCTGCTGAAACTtggacaaacaaaaatgtactttacAACAAACAGTCAGCTTCCATTCTGCA TGACCAACTACAGAGTAGATGTGCAGATTTGGAATCGGGATGCTCGTTGGGGATACCTGACGGTGAAGCTCCACGGTAATGAGAGTGAAGCCGTGGCCACCATTGATCA TCACGCCTCTGAGTTCAGAAGCCACAGAGAGAACATGCTGTTTGCCCAGTTTGATCAACACATTGAGAATGTGAAGAAAGTGTCCGTGAAGTTCTCCACCGGGAACGTTTTTCAGCCTAAACGGAAACTGCGCGTCCTCCAGATGCGTCTCACTCCCCTGGATCACAGAGAGAG GTCACAGTGTCGTTATGACGTCGTCCTGGAGGAGGACAAAGAGGTGACCTTCAGACCGATTCCCTGTGAGGAACCCAAACCCTGA